Proteins found in one Serinicoccus marinus DSM 15273 genomic segment:
- a CDS encoding bifunctional riboflavin kinase/FAD synthetase → MHRWTSLEDVPAELGPTVATLGNFDGVHQGHRTVLETVTGIARERGLASVAVTFDPHPVAVLHPERAPQEIAGLEHRLDLLEEAGLDAVVVIEFTKEYARLSPEDFVVETFVDGLRAEVVVVGQDTRFGLHNSGDVGTMRELGEVHGFDVVVQHTAGALDGGLRTWSSTALRQALADGDLATANAILDRPHRVSGEVVHGHHRGRELGYPTANLAFDCVGMIPADGVYAGWLERPDLPVGHPDRRLPAAISVGTNPTFDDVEQRTVEAYVLDRDDLDLYGEVVRVDFVQRLRGNVRFDSLDELMAQMAADVDRSRDLLQQD, encoded by the coding sequence GTGCATCGCTGGACCAGCCTGGAGGACGTGCCGGCCGAGCTCGGGCCGACCGTGGCCACGCTCGGCAACTTCGACGGTGTGCACCAGGGGCACCGGACCGTGCTGGAGACGGTGACCGGGATCGCGCGGGAGCGGGGACTCGCCTCGGTCGCCGTCACCTTCGACCCGCACCCGGTGGCGGTGCTCCACCCGGAGCGGGCACCCCAGGAGATCGCCGGTCTCGAGCACCGCCTCGACCTCCTGGAGGAGGCCGGGCTGGACGCCGTCGTCGTCATCGAGTTCACCAAGGAGTATGCCCGGCTCTCGCCGGAGGACTTCGTCGTCGAGACCTTCGTCGACGGGCTGCGCGCCGAGGTCGTCGTCGTCGGGCAGGACACCCGCTTCGGGCTGCACAACTCCGGCGACGTCGGCACCATGCGTGAGCTCGGGGAGGTGCACGGCTTCGACGTCGTGGTGCAGCACACCGCCGGCGCCCTGGACGGGGGCCTGCGCACCTGGTCCTCGACCGCCCTGCGCCAGGCGCTCGCCGACGGGGACCTCGCCACCGCCAACGCGATCCTCGATCGTCCGCACCGGGTGTCCGGCGAGGTCGTGCACGGCCACCACCGTGGCCGGGAGCTCGGCTACCCGACGGCCAACCTCGCCTTCGACTGCGTCGGCATGATCCCGGCGGACGGCGTCTACGCCGGCTGGCTGGAGCGTCCCGACCTCCCCGTCGGGCACCCCGACCGCCGGCTGCCCGCAGCCATCTCGGTCGGCACGAACCCCACCTTCGACGACGTCGAGCAGCGGACCGTCGAGGCCTACGTCCTCGACCGGGACGACCTCGACCTCTACGGCGAGGTCGTGCGGGTCGACTTCGTGCAGCGGCTGCGCGGCAACGTCCGGTTCGACTCGCTCGACGAGCTCATGGCACAGATGGCCGCCGACGTCGACCGCAGCCGCGACCTCCTGCAGCAGGACTAG